A stretch of the Aegilops tauschii subsp. strangulata cultivar AL8/78 chromosome 4, Aet v6.0, whole genome shotgun sequence genome encodes the following:
- the LOC120962612 gene encoding uncharacterized protein: MAFLLDSLLINTCLSFKLARMHILLCSGDLYELAWKGGGITISSCSRRPEVMHVPPSEDKMATWLHPIITCGGQDRAGDNDIAGQRSDNRVITSEDLNKLLKENSGKTVENNMATDTASDSSVRRKATGGTHSQTEKRRRSKINKCLKTLRRLVPGCEKRCSQASTLDLTIKYIKSLQRQVQAMSVAVGSSMTQPAGVAAVVPPVPVAAAAPGVIQVQPGLVLCAPPPMIPLAPMVPTVMMPAPLVCRATPSVAGHGGCRHGAGSNRRVTNNSQLAGLNRAQHVGSTGHINQAARLG, encoded by the exons ATGGCATTTCTCCTAGACAGCCTGTTAATAAATACCTGTTTATCATTTAAATTAGCCCGCATGCATATCTTGCTTTGCAGCGGGGATCTCTACGAGTTGGCGTGGAAAGGAGGAGGCATCACCATCTCATCATGTTCGCGTAGGCCTGAGGTGATGCATGTGCCACCTTCCGAGGACAAAATGGCGACGTGGCTCCACCCGATTATCACATGTGGTGGTCAAGATCGTGCTGGTGACAACGATATTGCCGGGCAGAGGTCGGATAATCGGGTGATAACATCGGAGGACTTGAACAAGCTGTTGAAGGAGAACAGCGGGAAGACAGTGGAAAATAATATGGCAACG GACACAGCAAGCGACTCCAGTGTAAGGAGGAAGGCCACAGGAGGAACACACAGCCAAACAGAAAAG AGACGAAGATCCAAGATAAACAAGTGTTTAAAGACCCTGCGGCGTCTCGTTCCAGGATGCGAGAAG CGGTGTAGCCAAGCCTCGACACTAGACCTTACAATCAAGTACATCAAGTCACTGCAGCGTCAAGTCCAGGCGATGTCCGTCGCCGTCGGCAGCAGCATGACGCAGCCCGCGGGGGTTGCAGCCGTGGTGCCACCGGTGCCGGTCGCCGCCGCTGCTCCAGGGGTAATCCAAGTCCAACCGGGGCTGGTTCTTTGCGCGCCGCCTCCGATGATCCCGTTGGCGCCCATGGTTCCTACAGTGATGATGCCCGCACCATTGGTGTGTCGAGCAACTCCAAGCGTAGCAGGTCACGGTGGCTGTCGTCATGGCGCCGGTAGCAACAGGCGCGTAACAAACAACAGCCAGCTAGCGGGGCTTAATAGAGCCCAGCACGTTGGGAGTACCGGACACATAAACCAGGCAGCGAGGCTGGGCTGA